TATGTAGCATTCCAACTGCAAAGACAAAATTCCTTAGAGGaagtacaaacagaaaggaTCAATAGGACACAAAGAAGGAACAACTTCAAATAGAAGACTTACATATAAACAACACAGTTAGGTATATAATATCAAGACTTACAAAATAGACCAATACAATTTTTCAAAGCCATAACTATAAATTGTTTTACATTATATAGTTTCATAGTCATACTAACTAATATAACTATATTCCTTTATCTAACTGGTCTTTCGTCTTCACTTTGAAGGTCACTCGCTTGCTTCCTTCTTGCATATTCCCATAATATAGCTCCAAATCTCTTTCGGACAATGTCTGCctttacttgttgattttgAATATGTTGGCCATTACTTACAAACTCCGCAAATGCAGCAACGAAAACTCCACAATCcctacaaaattcaatataaaattattatcaaaaaatcaatttaataactaaaaaaaacacatatttgaTAATACTTACAGTGAATCCTCATTTTGTCTGGGAACATCTTTAGTTATGAAATGAAACTCAATTTTCTCGAACTCATTTATCTCACTGTATTTTGGTGTTGACTTCAATTCAGGACGCTTATCATAGAACTTAACCACACTTAGATAATATGGTAAAACAACCGAAAGCatctcaacaatattttttacctCTAAATTCACCCCACCCCTAGCCGGAAATGAATCATACACCTCCAATGACCTTTGCCCAATATCAAACACCACAAAAATCCAGTGACGATTCTCTTTAATGTTTAGTGGAATAAGAACATAATCCACTTTATCCCACGAGGTACTTGCCAACAAACGACGTCCACTGATATACCGGGCAATATCATCAGAatctaaaactttaaaatttttcttatcCTCATGAGCATCACAAAGTTTAAAGAAAGAATTGGTAATCTTTGTCTTGAAAACACAATCAGTCGTCGTAAAACGAACATTACTGTTGGTAtcatattttcctttctttcttaggTAATAGAAAATGACATCAATatgctacaaaaaaaaaaacttatgaaaCAGAATAGTGACAGAACAGTGCAGAAATTTCAACTCAAAGTTAAGGTAAAACTCTGTTTTCGCCCCAAGTGTggctcattcatcacatattgGTGAAACACAACAGTGATAGAACTTATGAAGATGTTCAATTTCTACCCAGAAAAAACTTAGAGACAACAGTAACTTACTGAAGCtgacatattttatataatattctagctcatgtatatgcatatatgtgGATTCTTAATGATACAATGAAcctcaaaagaaaagaattgaagCTAAAATGACAAGAACATGATTACAAGTTTCATTCTTTTTGCAATATCCTGAGCTTTTGTCCCTCTTGAAAGACAGAGACAAAGGgaacaagaacagaaagaaaaatgacttgCAAGCTATAGAATTACAATGTCACACAACTAAAGAGCTTCAATAGATGAAAAATACAATCTATCTACACAACTAAACAGAAAGAATTTTAGTTGAGACAAAGACAAACTCAAGATTAAGAAACAGAACGaatcaaagaaatattaacgtccaactaaaatttatataacaaacctcatcacaccatTGTTGTCCAGAATGTGCCAATTTGAAAAACCAGAGTCTTTCATCTACTGTACAGACACCCAATTCAAATGCTGGATTGATAACATTAAGAGCATCTGTATAAGGTTTCTTTCCCCTAtcaaaatagaacaaaaataaacaaatactcAAAACCGAGACAGGAACAACTAAAAAAGAGGCAAATACGAAACTAAAAAAGAGGTACAGAGCGTTCCACAAGTTGAATTAAGCttgtatatattatgaattaggaaaattatcccaaaaacatcaaaataaattacctcttttttgtaCCCATATAAAGCCACTTAGTGAATGAATCGATCAAATCAGATTCATCATCTCCTCCGCTTGCATATAAAAAAGGATGTTTTGTCTCAAAAACCTGACGTGTAACACATAAAGTTCCTCCAGATTCAAAATGTTGTGTGAAGGGAGATGTTATTAACTTTCCTGGATTTTTCTTTCTGCCACGTTTCTTCGGTGacactttctttttgttttgatcaACTTGGGCTCTTTTTTTTAGATAAGATTCTTCAGTCCTATTGATCTGAGAAAGatctttatcaaataaaataaagtcatCTAAAGTATGCAAAGGTTTTTGACAATCCTCTGTTGCATCTGCATATAAtagatatattgattaatttacaaTCAACAGATGCAACA
The DNA window shown above is from Solanum lycopersicum chromosome 11, SLM_r2.1 and carries:
- the LOC138339406 gene encoding uncharacterized protein, giving the protein MSASHIDVIFYYLRKKGKYDTNSNVRFTTTDCVFKTKITNSFFKLCDAHEDKKNFKVLDSDDIARYISGRRLLASTSWDKVDYVLIPLNIKENRHWIFVVFDIGQRSLEVYDSFPARGGVNLEVKNIVEMLSVVLPYYLSVVKFYDKRPELKSTPKYSEINEFEKIEFHFITKDVPRQNEDSLDCGVFVAAFAEFVSNGQHIQNQQVKADIVRKRFGAILWEYARRKQASDLQSEDERPVR